A stretch of the Papaver somniferum cultivar HN1 chromosome 6, ASM357369v1, whole genome shotgun sequence genome encodes the following:
- the LOC113289469 gene encoding AP-4 complex subunit mu-like — protein sequence MISQFFVLSQRGDNIVFRDYRGDVPKGSAEIFFRKVKFWKEDGEEEAPPVFNLDGVNYFHVKVAGLIFVATTRVNMSPSLVLELLQRIARVIKDYLGVLNEDSFRKNFVLVYELLDEVIDFGYVQTTSTEMLKSYVFNEPIVVDAARLPPLGPAAMFMQGTKRMPGTAVTKSVVANEPGGRKREEIFVDIIEKISVTFSSSGYILTSEIDGTIQMKSYLSGNPEIRLALNEDLNIGRGGRSIYDYSSSGGAGAVILDDCNFHESVHVDSFDMDRTLSLVPPDGEFPVMNYRMTQEFKPPFRINALIEEAGAFKAEVILKVRAEYSSNITANTVAIQMPLPKYTTRVSFELEPGAVGNTTDFKESTKKLEWGLKKIVGGSEHTLRAKLTFSQESHANIMKEAGPVSMTFTIPMYNASKLQVRYLQIAKKSKTYNPYRWVRYVTQANSYVARL from the exons ATGATCTCTCAGTTCTTCGTTTTGTCTCAGAGAGGCGATAACATCGTCTTTCGTGATT ATCGCGGAGATGTGCCAAAAGGAAGTGCCGAGATATTTTTCCGGAAAGTGAAATTCTggaaagaagatggagaagaagaggcACCAcctgtcttt AACCTGGATGGAGTGAACTACTTTCACGTGAAGGTTGCTGGATTGATCTTTGTTGCTACAACAAGGGTTAAtatgtcaccttctcttgttttgGAGCTTTTACAAAGAATTGCACGTGTTATTAAGGATTATCTTGGTGTTCTGAATGAGGACTCTTTTAGAAAGAATTTCGTCCTTGTATATGAATTGCTGGATGAAGTTATA GACTTTGGTTATGTACAAACAACATCTACTGAAATGTtgaagtcttatgtatttaatgagcCAATTGTGGTTGATGCTGCACGTTTGCCACCCCTTGGCCCCGCTGCCATGTTCATG CAAGGGACCAAAAGGATGCCGGGTACAGCTGTAACAAAATCTGTTGTAGCAAATGAACCTGGAGGCCGAAAGAGAGAGGAAATTTTTGTTGACATAATCGAGAAAATAAGTGTAACATTCAGCTCAAGT GGTTATATACTCACGTCCGAGATCGATGGTACCATCCAAATGAAGAGTTATCTTTCAGGAAACCCAGAAATACGTCTAGCTCTGAATGAAGACCTGAACATAGGAAGAGGCGGGAGGTCTATTTATG ATTATAGTAGTTCTGGTGGAGCAGGTGCAGTGATATTAGACGATTGCAACTTCCACGAATCAGTTCATGTCGATAGTTTTGATATGGACCGAACTTTGTCACTG GTCCCCCCAGATGGTGAATTTCCTGTCATGAACTACCGTATGACCCAGGAATTCAAGCCTCCTTTTCGTATTAATGCACTGATTGAAGAAGCAGGGGCATTTAAG GCTGAAGTTATACTTAAAGTACGTGCTGAGTACTCATCAAACATCACTGCAAATACAGTTGCTATACAGATGCCGCTGCCAAAATATACTACTAG AGTAAGCTTTGAGTTGGAACCTGGAGCAGTTGGAAACACTACTGATTTCAAAGAATCAACTAAGAAACTTGAATGGGGGTTGAAGAAG ATTGTTGGTGGGTCTGAACACACTCTCCGTGCAAAACTTACTTTTTCACAGGAATCACATG CAAATATCATGAAAGAAGCTGGGCCTGTAAGCATGACTTTCACAATACCGATGTATAATGCTTCAAAGCTTCAG GTAAGATACTTGCAAATAGCGAAGAAATCCAAGACCTACAATCCATATCGGTGGGTGAGATATGTCACTCAGGCAAATTCTTATGTTGCTCGCTTGTGA
- the LOC113289468 gene encoding O-acyltransferase WSD1-like, with translation MTSNQSKQAQAFSLEGEMYCDNQLYQPLSPSSQCIHTSILSLCIVAVAESEILINPSKISGTLRNDLLRVNPRFSSVVVTDDKGYQWWKNVEVQVEDHVIIPDFPSGLSQETYTQHFNTYLSKISQDVLPEKQPLWDIHIFNYPTRENVKGSLIFRMHHALGDGFSIMGAIFSCLKRADNPSLPLTFPAAGSSKSSTAKNTALKKMGSLVSGFWNSAAGFAWSVLQSTVLEDDQTVIRSCTPDLEFFPADITTISFSLDQIRQVKTKVGGSVNDVVVGLVFYGSHLYSQAVADEKSLVSSSTGSRKTALVLLNTRMVNGYRSLEDMVEKDLWGNHFSFIHLTIPSGGNAGSDTNDPENKVDPLSFILKAKKTIKKNRNSLSVYLNSALLRLMGSIKGPQAVSQYVHSTLRNTSMAISNLAGPTEKMVIAEHPIQNIYFTVSGCPQSLLFTVLSYMGKLTLVMRTEKGFINSKLLASCMEEAFKKIFEDACGKGALDRMTPAY, from the exons ATGACATCAAACCAGTCAAAACAAGCACAAGCATTCtcactagaaggagaaatgtattGTGATAATCAACTATATCAGCCTCTTAGCCCATCTTCACAATGTATTCACACATCAATCCTTTCTCTCTGCATCGTCGCAGTCGCGGAGTCTGAAATCCTTATCAACCCATCTAAAATCTCAGGAACCCTCAGGAACGATTTGTTACGAGTTAACCCACGATTTTCATCTGTCGTGGTAACAGACGACAAAGGATATCAATGGTGGAAAAATGTGGAAGTTCAAGTTGAAGATCATGTTATCATACCTGACTTCCCCTCAGGGTTATCACAAGAAACTTACACTCAACATTTCAATACCTACTTGTCCAAAATAAGCCAAGATGTTCTTCCAGAGAAACAACCACTGTGGGATATCCATATTTTCAACTACCCAACAAGAGAAAATGTTAAAGGAAGTTTGATTTTTAGGATGCACCATGCACTCGGTGATGGATTCTCAATCATGGGTGCAATATTTTCTTGTCTTAAAAGAGCTGATAATCCTTCTCTTCCGTTAACTTTCCCTGCTGCAGGGTCTTCAAAATCATCTACGGCTAAAAACACAGCTCTGAAGAAAATGGGGAGTTTGGTATCAGGGTTTTGGAATAGTGCAGCTGGTTTTGCATGGAGTGTGCTTCAGAGCACAGTGCTGGAAGATGATCAAACTGTCATTAGGTCTTGTACGCCTGATCTTGAGTTCTTTCCCGCTGATATCACCACCATCTCTTTCTCTCTTGATCAGATTCGTCAAGTCAAGACCAAAGTTGGAGGG TCTGTAAATGATGTTGTGGTGGGGTTGGTATTCTACGGATCCCATTTGTACAGCCAAGCTGTTGCGGACGAAAAGTCACTCGTGTCATCGAGTACTGGCTCACGTAAAACAGCATTGGTGTTATTGAACACGAGGATGGTGAATGGATATCGCAGCCTAGAAGACATGGTAGAGAAGGATCTGTGGGGAAATCATTTCTCTTTCATTCATTTGACTATCCCTTCAGGTGGTAATGCTGGTAGTGATACTAATGATCCAGAAAATAAGGTAGATCCACTCAGTTTCATCTTGAaagcaaagaaaacaataaagaaaaaCAGGAATTCCTTGAGTGTTTATCTCAACAGCGCCCTACTCAGATTGATGGGAAGTATCAAAGGCCCTCAG GCAGTATCTCAATACGTACATTCAACACTGCGGAACACAAGCATGGCCATTTCGAATTTAGCAGGCCCAACGGAGAAAATGGTAATAGCAGAGCATCCAATACAAAACATCTACTTCACAGTATCAGGATGTCCTCAG AGTCTCCTCTTCACTGTATTGAGTTACATGGGAAAGCTGACGCTAGTGATGAGAACTGAAAAGGGATTTATCAACTCAAAGCTGCTTGCATCCTGCATGGAGGAGGCTTTCAAGAAGATCTTTGAAGATGCTTGTGGGAAGGGCGCTCTGGATAGGATGACTCCTGCCTACTAG
- the LOC113289472 gene encoding uroporphyrinogen-III synthase, chloroplastic-like isoform X2, with protein MPSRNMGLIALSYLSSSIHKDLIWIGLLLYYAVILFQDEWTSFDWIVITSPEAGLVFLNGWKAAGSPKVQVGVVGAGTTAVFKDVLQSPQQSLNISFSPSKATGKVLALELPKHGSGRCTVLYPASMKAGNEIETGLTARGFEVTRLNTYSTVPVYDVDQMVLAQALSAPVVAVASPSAIRAWVNLISEAESWDNAVACIGETTALAAKRLGLKNVYYPTNPGLEGWVGSILEASSVRGEIKKELVC; from the exons GCGAAACATGGGATTAATTGCTTTGAGCTACCTCTCATCCAGCATACACAAGGACCTGATTTGGATAGGCTTACTACTGTATTACGCGGTAATTCTTTTTCAAGATGAAT GGACTTCATTTGACTGGATCGTTATAACTTCTCCTGAGGCAGGATTAGTATTTCTCAATGGATGGAA GGCAGCTGGGAGCCCAAAAGTTCAGGTAGGTGTTGTTGGAGCTGGTACAACAGCCGTGTTTAAGGACGTACTACAGTCACCACAGCAATCCCTGAATATCTCCTTCTCACCGTCTAAAG CAACTGGCAAGGTATTAGCTTTAGAGCTTCCTAAACATGGGAGTGGAAGATGCACTGTCCTTTATCCCGCTTCAATGAAAGCTGGAAATGAGATTG AGACGGGGCTGACTGCTCGTGGATTTGAGGTCACAAGGCTAAATACTTACTCAACG GTTCCAGTCTATGATGTAGATCAAATGGTTTTGGCACAAGCACTCTCTGCTCCAGTTGTTGCCGTTGCTTCTCCATCAGCAATTAG GGCTTGGgtcaatcttatatcagaagcaGAGAGTTGGGATAATGCTGTTGCCTGCATCGGCGAGACCACTGCTTTGGCAGCTAAAAGATTAGGTTTGAAGAATGTCTACTACCCAACAAATCCTGGCCTTGAAGG GTGGGTTGGTTCCATCCTAGAAGCCTCGAGTGTGCGTGGTGAAATAAAGAAG GAATTGGTTTGCTGA